A genomic region of Anas acuta chromosome 1, bAnaAcu1.1, whole genome shotgun sequence contains the following coding sequences:
- the UMODL1 gene encoding uromodulin-like 1 isoform X2 gives MARVPTLVLVLILWAATQQGRGNEITEKGLSLLGYHLCNYSLTKNVFKMVAYQKSYEKNTSCGGWIPWMVCPRTYYKTQYHTVEVPETTNLTDCCEGYEQVGLYCSLALNRSSVFASRPGICPMENMETSDYPCTFDAECPGLKKCCNSSKGEGCVDPKPEERIFWYNVTVLVKMDFNELIRVDSHLLNHSRLLHSMITGALQPLNASVHHIQSNQAEIYSGTVASQVLIGLHQPAPLAEVSSSLKDIVKRVYEVIDTDVQDVNECSYAEFNACPKQNTCVNLEGYYSCSPENEHADVSPQQLSTGKDGMALSTPSSELDPITASNSSPSISNSSLLPTTNQSTDAGCYPSAIRNHRIFSVTSSSFEMSWHVESTLNHTFQVQVFKGKEIVQNLKTEEMKMNVSGLEAGVMYSVEISYETCGKTSISHQNVKTEAKIFGVTMRILNYNFTEDFRDASSSAYEEFSRLLLTEIANSFPPNITALYEAGKLKVQTESLRAGSIVVRLKIAVQDPGFPVDASTFAPMLSYLYNGSVLLVDQQNSAIEDWDECASHVENDCSMFADCINVMGSYLCRCKTTVDTNPSRPGRNCEGEIMNPLTDTTALEVADSTEFAHEVSPATSASPSATEMVGSEMSTTVHLPAVLPLGEKQAPHHDSPTSTPPAPWKKSLAPHTEPHVDFSSDSSPMARELAASEEPAVTAEQQTALSPSQQSSVAEASPDASQQEAALTNTPMDTAVQEQSSSPLSMLSSQIVPSATRSHAAFGGPQVHSQGGPSTAPPVTGDAGASTLNATLDTYTETGGENISWSEKYTTTLGSPALPGFSSASSSTPSSAVDRTVQKLNGMVRITNVKYSPGFSNASSEEYQNFAQLFVDEVHKSLPLEVLQQVDAGLIKVLITGITNGSTVVSFHLLIAEDVDIYYIITTFRDAFEHSSYFTVDKSSLSINAFPPSQEATVMDKKPVPGTVLPTTYLQTSTPASFLASLNFSSTEHMEDTKFSSVVLPPLTTDPASTPDVPPQASPVPLVKPAQEISIKDAVRVFCEIEKIVLAIQKGFLDQEAIPESSLYLGEPRCNVSISNGTHAVLQAGWSECGTEIETNESNTTVKTILRNDASAQGVIHHLKVASPIHCVFQNNLLTSSGYTAEGVYTIFEDLHGSGHFRTEMQLFIGNSPIPKNFSVSASDDILIEVGIQRADSKLKVVLTDCWATPTNNSVDPLSFTFINNSCPIPNTYTTLLENGNSSKAQFKLKIFSFVNNSVVYLHCKIRICMETPGSTCRTRCHAARSLKTGEIIAIHRTSWGPLCKSAASDSNTEKESGMGVGYIILIAVAVFGFVVGVVSLVIFQYQRKMGRYNFRIKSDNFSYQVFYN, from the exons CGCTCAACAGGTCCAGTGTATTTGCCTCAAGACCTGGTATCTGTCCAATGGAGAATATGGAAACATCTGATTATCCTTGCACGTTCGATGCTGAATGTCCAGGGCTTAAAAAGTGCTGCAACTCATCCAAAGGAGAGGGCTGTGTGGATCCAAAGCCAGAGG AAAGGATATTCTGGTACAACGTGACAGTGCTGGTGAAGATGGATTTTAATGAATTAATCAGAGTGGATTCCCACCTTCTGAACCATTCACGCCTTTTGCACTCCATG ATTACTGGTGCATTACAGCCCTTGAATGCCTCTGTGCACCATATCCAGAGTAACCAAGCAGAAATATACTCTGGGACAGTGGCATCTCAGGTTCTCATCGGACTGCATCAACCAGCTCCACTAGCAGAggtttcttcttccttgaaAGACATTGTGAAGCGTGTCTATGAAGTTATTGACACGGATGTACAAG ATGTCAATGAATGCTCCTATGCTGAATTCAACGCTTGTCCTAAGCAAAACACCTGTGTAAATCTGGAGGGTTACTACAGCTGCAGCCCTGAGAATGAACATGCAGATGTCAGCCctcagcagctgagcacagGAAAGGATG GCATGGCATTGTCTACTCCAAGCTCAGAGCTGGATCCCATTACTGCTAGCAATAGCTCTCCATCTATAAGTAATTCAAGTCTCTTGCCCACAACTAACCAATCTACAGATGCTGGGTGCT ATCCCTCTGCAATTAGAAACCACCGAATCTTCAGTGTCACCAGCAGTAGTTTTGAAATGTCCTGGCATGTTGAGTCTACACTAAACCATACTTTCCAAGTCCAAGTGTTCAAGGGCAAGGAGATTGTACAAAAcctgaaaacagaggaaatgaaaatgaatgtgtCTGGACTGGAAGCAGGAGTGATGTATTCAGTGGAGATCAGCTATGAAACCTGTGGAAAAACCAGCATCTCCCATCAAAATGTTAAAACAG AGGCTAAGATATTTGGTGTTACTATGAGGATTCTCAACTATAATTTCACTGAAGATTTCCGTGACGCCAGTAGCTCAGCATATGAAGAATTTTCAAGACTGTTGCTTACAGAG ATTGCGAATTCATTTCCACCCAACATTACTGCTTTATATGAGGCTGGGAAACTGAAAGTGCAGACCGAATCCCTGAGAGCTGGGAGCATCGTTGTGAGGCTCAAAATTGCTGTGCAGGATCCTGGGTTTCCAGTTGATGCCTCCACCTTTGCCCCGATGCTTTCTTACCTGTACAATGGCTCTGTACTTTTGGTGGATCAGCAGAACTCTGCAATAGAAg ACTGGGATGAATGCGCTTCCCACGTCGAGAATGACTGCTCCATGTTTGCAGATTGCATCAACGTGATGGGCTCGTACCTGTGCAGGTGCAAGACAACTGTGGACACCAATCCATCCCGACCTGGAAGAAACTGTGAAG GTGAAATCATGAACCCTCTCACTGACACGACAGCTCTCGAAGTAGCAGACAGCACTGAGTTTGCTCATGAAGTAAGCCCTGCAACCTCTGCTTCCCCCTCTGCCACCGAGATGGTAGGCTCTGAGATGAGCACCACCGTACAcctgcctgcagtgctgccccTGGGGGAGAAGCAAGCACCTCATCATGATTCTCCTACCAGTACTCCTCCAGCTCCTTGGAAAAAAAGCCTGGCACCACACACAGAACCACATGTGGACTTCAGCAGCGACAGCAGCCCCATGGCcagggagctggcagccagTGAGGAACCGGCCgtgacagcagagcagcagaccGCCCTAAGTCCATCACAGCAAAGCTCAGTGGCAGAGGCTTCCCCTGATGCATCGCAGCAAGAGGCTGCTCTCACAAATACACCCATGGACACAGCAGTTCAAGAGCAAAGCAGCTCACCATTGTCCATGTTATCAAGTCAGATAGTCCCTAGTGCCACTAGAAGTCATGCAGCTTTTGGAGGGCCTCAAGTCCACTCTCAAGGtggccccagcacagctccaccgGTCACAGGGGATGCTGGAGCTTCCACCCTCAACGCCACTCTTGACACATACACAGAGACAGGAGGAGAGAACATCTCTTGGTCTGAGAAATATACCACAACTCTGGGCTCGCCAGCTTTGCCAGGCTTCTCTTCAGCCTCCAGCTCAACGCCAAGCTCAGCTGTGGACCGCA CTGTCCAGAAACTTAATGGGATGGTGCGGATAACAAATGTGAAATACTCTCCGGGCTTTAGCAATGCAAGCAGTGAGGAATATCAAAACTTTGCACAGCTCTTTGTCGATGAA gTACACAAATCTCTGCCCCTTGAGGTCCTTCAGCAGGTGGATGCCGGTCTGATTAAAGTGTTGATAACTGGTATTACTAATGGGAGCACAGTGGTAAGTTTCCATTTACTGATTGCAGAAGATGTGGATATCTACTACATCATCACCACTTTCCGCGATGCCTTTGAACACAGCTCCTATTTCACAGTTGACAAGAGCAGTCTCTCCATAAATG CATTTCCTCCCAGCCAGGAGGCAACAGTGATGGACAAGAAACCTGTACCCGGCACAGTTTTACCTACAACGTATTTGCAGACTTCGACTCCTGCTTCCTTCCTCGCTTCATTAAACTTCTCTAGTACTGAGCACATGGAGGACACCAAGTTCTCCAGTGTGGTGCTGCCTCCTCTCACCACAGATCCTGCATCAACTCCTGATGTTCCTCCTCAAGCGTCTCCCGTCCCCCTTGTTAAACCTGCCCAGGAGATTTCCATTAAAGATGCGGTGAGAGTGTTTTGTGAAATTGAGAAGATTGTCCTTGCCATCCAGAAGGGATTTTTAGACCAGGAAGCCATCCCTGAGTCCTCCCTGTACCTGGGGGAGCCTCGCTGCAACGTGAGCATCAGCAATGGCACtcatgctgtgctgcaggctggctggAGCGAATGTGGCACTGAAATTGAGACC AATGAAAGTAATACCACAGTGAAAACCATACTCCGGAACGACGCTTCTGCCCAGGGAGTGATCCACCACCTAAAAGTTGCCAGTCCCATTCACTGTGTGTTTCAGAACAATCTCTTGACTTCCTCTGGATACACTGCAGAGGG AGTTTACACCATCTTTGAGGATTTACATGGATCTGGGCActtcagaacagaaatgcaGTTGTTTATTGGAAACTCCCCAATACCAAAAAACTTCAGTGTCTCTGCCAGTGATGACATACTGATTGAAGTGGGGATCCAGAGAGCAGACAGCAAGCTGAAGGTGGTTCTCACTGACTGCTGGGCGACTCCGACTAATAATTCAGTGGATCCCCTCTCATTTACTTTTATCAACAACAG CTGTCCTATCCCAAATACGTACACCACACTGCTAGAGAACGGGAATTCAAGCAAAGCACAGTTTAAGCTGaaaattttttcctttgtcaacAATTCTGTAGTTTACTTACACTGCAAAATTCGTATTTGTATGGAGACACCAGGAAGCACCTGCAGGACG AGGTGCCACGCGGCTCGATCCCTGAAAACCGGTGAAATCATCGCTATCCACAGAACATCCTGGGGACCTCTGTGTAAATCTGCGG catctgATTCAAACACAGAGAAGGAGTCTGGGATGGGAGTTGGCTACATCATCCTTATTGCTGTTGCCGTGTTTGGCTTTGTGGTGGGAGTTGTGAGCCTTGTCATTTTCCAGTACCAGAGAAAGATGGGAAGATACAACTTCAGAATCAAGTCTGACAACTTCAGCTACCAAGTGTTCTACAATTAG
- the UMODL1 gene encoding uromodulin-like 1 isoform X1 yields the protein MARVPTLVLVLILWAATQQGRGNEITEKGLSLLGYHLCNYSLTKNVFKMVAYQKSYEKNTSCGGWIPWMVCPRTYYKTQYHTVEVPETTNLTDCCEGYEQVGLYCSLALNRSSVFASRPGICPMENMETSDYPCTFDAECPGLKKCCNSSKGEGCVDPKPEERIFWYNVTVLVKMDFNELIRVDSHLLNHSRLLHSMITGALQPLNASVHHIQSNQAEIYSGTVASQVLIGLHQPAPLAEVSSSLKDIVKRVYEVIDTDVQDVNECSYAEFNACPKQNTCVNLEGYYSCSPENEHADVSPQQLSTGKDGMALSTPSSELDPITASNSSPSISNSSLLPTTNQSTDAGCYPSAIRNHRIFSVTSSSFEMSWHVESTLNHTFQVQVFKGKEIVQNLKTEEMKMNVSGLEAGVMYSVEISYETCGKTSISHQNVKTEAKIFGVTMRILNYNFTEDFRDASSSAYEEFSRLLLTEIANSFPPNITALYEAGKLKVQTESLRAGSIVVRLKIAVQDPGFPVDASTFAPMLSYLYNGSVLLVDQQNSAIEDWDECASHVENDCSMFADCINVMGSYLCRCKTTVDTNPSRPGRNCEGEIMNPLTDTTALEVADSTEFAHEVSPATSASPSATEMVGSEMSTTVHLPAVLPLGEKQAPHHDSPTSTPPAPWKKSLAPHTEPHVDFSSDSSPMARELAASEEPAVTAEQQTALSPSQQSSVAEASPDASQQEAALTNTPMDTAVQEQSSSPLSMLSSQIVPSATRSHAAFGGPQVHSQGGPSTAPPVTGDAGASTLNATLDTYTETGGENISWSEKYTTTLGSPALPGFSSASSSTPSSAVDRTVQKLNGMVRITNVKYSPGFSNASSEEYQNFAQLFVDEVHKSLPLEVLQQVDAGLIKVLITGITNGSTVVSFHLLIAEDVDIYYIITTFRDAFEHSSYFTVDKSSLSINDYDECKSEEDDCSPDASCYNTLGFYQCSCNDGFADVHPERPGRNCEAFPPSQEATVMDKKPVPGTVLPTTYLQTSTPASFLASLNFSSTEHMEDTKFSSVVLPPLTTDPASTPDVPPQASPVPLVKPAQEISIKDAVRVFCEIEKIVLAIQKGFLDQEAIPESSLYLGEPRCNVSISNGTHAVLQAGWSECGTEIETNESNTTVKTILRNDASAQGVIHHLKVASPIHCVFQNNLLTSSGYTAEGVYTIFEDLHGSGHFRTEMQLFIGNSPIPKNFSVSASDDILIEVGIQRADSKLKVVLTDCWATPTNNSVDPLSFTFINNSCPIPNTYTTLLENGNSSKAQFKLKIFSFVNNSVVYLHCKIRICMETPGSTCRTRCHAARSLKTGEIIAIHRTSWGPLCKSAASDSNTEKESGMGVGYIILIAVAVFGFVVGVVSLVIFQYQRKMGRYNFRIKSDNFSYQVFYN from the exons CGCTCAACAGGTCCAGTGTATTTGCCTCAAGACCTGGTATCTGTCCAATGGAGAATATGGAAACATCTGATTATCCTTGCACGTTCGATGCTGAATGTCCAGGGCTTAAAAAGTGCTGCAACTCATCCAAAGGAGAGGGCTGTGTGGATCCAAAGCCAGAGG AAAGGATATTCTGGTACAACGTGACAGTGCTGGTGAAGATGGATTTTAATGAATTAATCAGAGTGGATTCCCACCTTCTGAACCATTCACGCCTTTTGCACTCCATG ATTACTGGTGCATTACAGCCCTTGAATGCCTCTGTGCACCATATCCAGAGTAACCAAGCAGAAATATACTCTGGGACAGTGGCATCTCAGGTTCTCATCGGACTGCATCAACCAGCTCCACTAGCAGAggtttcttcttccttgaaAGACATTGTGAAGCGTGTCTATGAAGTTATTGACACGGATGTACAAG ATGTCAATGAATGCTCCTATGCTGAATTCAACGCTTGTCCTAAGCAAAACACCTGTGTAAATCTGGAGGGTTACTACAGCTGCAGCCCTGAGAATGAACATGCAGATGTCAGCCctcagcagctgagcacagGAAAGGATG GCATGGCATTGTCTACTCCAAGCTCAGAGCTGGATCCCATTACTGCTAGCAATAGCTCTCCATCTATAAGTAATTCAAGTCTCTTGCCCACAACTAACCAATCTACAGATGCTGGGTGCT ATCCCTCTGCAATTAGAAACCACCGAATCTTCAGTGTCACCAGCAGTAGTTTTGAAATGTCCTGGCATGTTGAGTCTACACTAAACCATACTTTCCAAGTCCAAGTGTTCAAGGGCAAGGAGATTGTACAAAAcctgaaaacagaggaaatgaaaatgaatgtgtCTGGACTGGAAGCAGGAGTGATGTATTCAGTGGAGATCAGCTATGAAACCTGTGGAAAAACCAGCATCTCCCATCAAAATGTTAAAACAG AGGCTAAGATATTTGGTGTTACTATGAGGATTCTCAACTATAATTTCACTGAAGATTTCCGTGACGCCAGTAGCTCAGCATATGAAGAATTTTCAAGACTGTTGCTTACAGAG ATTGCGAATTCATTTCCACCCAACATTACTGCTTTATATGAGGCTGGGAAACTGAAAGTGCAGACCGAATCCCTGAGAGCTGGGAGCATCGTTGTGAGGCTCAAAATTGCTGTGCAGGATCCTGGGTTTCCAGTTGATGCCTCCACCTTTGCCCCGATGCTTTCTTACCTGTACAATGGCTCTGTACTTTTGGTGGATCAGCAGAACTCTGCAATAGAAg ACTGGGATGAATGCGCTTCCCACGTCGAGAATGACTGCTCCATGTTTGCAGATTGCATCAACGTGATGGGCTCGTACCTGTGCAGGTGCAAGACAACTGTGGACACCAATCCATCCCGACCTGGAAGAAACTGTGAAG GTGAAATCATGAACCCTCTCACTGACACGACAGCTCTCGAAGTAGCAGACAGCACTGAGTTTGCTCATGAAGTAAGCCCTGCAACCTCTGCTTCCCCCTCTGCCACCGAGATGGTAGGCTCTGAGATGAGCACCACCGTACAcctgcctgcagtgctgccccTGGGGGAGAAGCAAGCACCTCATCATGATTCTCCTACCAGTACTCCTCCAGCTCCTTGGAAAAAAAGCCTGGCACCACACACAGAACCACATGTGGACTTCAGCAGCGACAGCAGCCCCATGGCcagggagctggcagccagTGAGGAACCGGCCgtgacagcagagcagcagaccGCCCTAAGTCCATCACAGCAAAGCTCAGTGGCAGAGGCTTCCCCTGATGCATCGCAGCAAGAGGCTGCTCTCACAAATACACCCATGGACACAGCAGTTCAAGAGCAAAGCAGCTCACCATTGTCCATGTTATCAAGTCAGATAGTCCCTAGTGCCACTAGAAGTCATGCAGCTTTTGGAGGGCCTCAAGTCCACTCTCAAGGtggccccagcacagctccaccgGTCACAGGGGATGCTGGAGCTTCCACCCTCAACGCCACTCTTGACACATACACAGAGACAGGAGGAGAGAACATCTCTTGGTCTGAGAAATATACCACAACTCTGGGCTCGCCAGCTTTGCCAGGCTTCTCTTCAGCCTCCAGCTCAACGCCAAGCTCAGCTGTGGACCGCA CTGTCCAGAAACTTAATGGGATGGTGCGGATAACAAATGTGAAATACTCTCCGGGCTTTAGCAATGCAAGCAGTGAGGAATATCAAAACTTTGCACAGCTCTTTGTCGATGAA gTACACAAATCTCTGCCCCTTGAGGTCCTTCAGCAGGTGGATGCCGGTCTGATTAAAGTGTTGATAACTGGTATTACTAATGGGAGCACAGTGGTAAGTTTCCATTTACTGATTGCAGAAGATGTGGATATCTACTACATCATCACCACTTTCCGCGATGCCTTTGAACACAGCTCCTATTTCACAGTTGACAAGAGCAGTCTCTCCATAAATG ATTATGATGAATGCAAGAGCGAAGAAGATGACTGCTCCCCAGATGCATCGTGTTATAACACACTTGGGTTTTACCAGTGCAGTTGCAATGATGGGTTTGCTGATGTGCATCCAGAAAGGCCTGGAAGAAACTGtgaag CATTTCCTCCCAGCCAGGAGGCAACAGTGATGGACAAGAAACCTGTACCCGGCACAGTTTTACCTACAACGTATTTGCAGACTTCGACTCCTGCTTCCTTCCTCGCTTCATTAAACTTCTCTAGTACTGAGCACATGGAGGACACCAAGTTCTCCAGTGTGGTGCTGCCTCCTCTCACCACAGATCCTGCATCAACTCCTGATGTTCCTCCTCAAGCGTCTCCCGTCCCCCTTGTTAAACCTGCCCAGGAGATTTCCATTAAAGATGCGGTGAGAGTGTTTTGTGAAATTGAGAAGATTGTCCTTGCCATCCAGAAGGGATTTTTAGACCAGGAAGCCATCCCTGAGTCCTCCCTGTACCTGGGGGAGCCTCGCTGCAACGTGAGCATCAGCAATGGCACtcatgctgtgctgcaggctggctggAGCGAATGTGGCACTGAAATTGAGACC AATGAAAGTAATACCACAGTGAAAACCATACTCCGGAACGACGCTTCTGCCCAGGGAGTGATCCACCACCTAAAAGTTGCCAGTCCCATTCACTGTGTGTTTCAGAACAATCTCTTGACTTCCTCTGGATACACTGCAGAGGG AGTTTACACCATCTTTGAGGATTTACATGGATCTGGGCActtcagaacagaaatgcaGTTGTTTATTGGAAACTCCCCAATACCAAAAAACTTCAGTGTCTCTGCCAGTGATGACATACTGATTGAAGTGGGGATCCAGAGAGCAGACAGCAAGCTGAAGGTGGTTCTCACTGACTGCTGGGCGACTCCGACTAATAATTCAGTGGATCCCCTCTCATTTACTTTTATCAACAACAG CTGTCCTATCCCAAATACGTACACCACACTGCTAGAGAACGGGAATTCAAGCAAAGCACAGTTTAAGCTGaaaattttttcctttgtcaacAATTCTGTAGTTTACTTACACTGCAAAATTCGTATTTGTATGGAGACACCAGGAAGCACCTGCAGGACG AGGTGCCACGCGGCTCGATCCCTGAAAACCGGTGAAATCATCGCTATCCACAGAACATCCTGGGGACCTCTGTGTAAATCTGCGG catctgATTCAAACACAGAGAAGGAGTCTGGGATGGGAGTTGGCTACATCATCCTTATTGCTGTTGCCGTGTTTGGCTTTGTGGTGGGAGTTGTGAGCCTTGTCATTTTCCAGTACCAGAGAAAGATGGGAAGATACAACTTCAGAATCAAGTCTGACAACTTCAGCTACCAAGTGTTCTACAATTAG